In the Thermodesulfovibrio yellowstonii DSM 11347 genome, one interval contains:
- a CDS encoding ribonuclease H-like domain-containing protein produces MIKNTFLLLDGIGEKREKRLWREGILTWEDFFHCKEVLDIDFERKRIYDDFLHRAFEALSCKDCSFFSKNLKKREHWRLFQEFINNAVCLDIETNGLTHEKGGYVTVVGLYSIGGYKSLIRGENLTEENLQRTLNEYKYLITFYGTIFDIPFLKKEFPNLQIEHIPHFDLFFAGKRLGIQGGLKKLETMFLIERQEELKGLNGYDAIKLWKAYLNGSTDSLELLISYNRADTENLFHLGRIFYEMLRSQVGIEEFTGNGTKRDSQKVS; encoded by the coding sequence ATGATTAAAAATACATTTTTACTGCTTGATGGAATTGGAGAAAAAAGAGAAAAGAGACTATGGAGAGAAGGAATTCTTACATGGGAAGACTTTTTTCACTGTAAAGAAGTTTTAGATATAGACTTTGAAAGAAAACGAATTTATGATGATTTTTTACACAGAGCTTTTGAAGCTTTATCTTGTAAAGATTGCAGTTTTTTTTCAAAAAACCTCAAAAAAAGAGAACACTGGCGGCTGTTTCAGGAATTTATAAATAATGCAGTCTGCCTTGATATAGAAACAAATGGTTTGACCCATGAAAAGGGTGGATATGTGACAGTTGTTGGTTTATATTCAATAGGAGGGTATAAATCTCTAATTAGAGGAGAAAACCTGACAGAGGAAAATTTACAACGAACCCTTAATGAATACAAATATCTAATTACTTTTTATGGAACTATTTTTGATATTCCTTTTCTTAAAAAAGAGTTTCCCAATTTACAAATTGAGCATATTCCGCATTTTGACCTTTTTTTTGCGGGAAAACGGCTTGGAATTCAGGGAGGACTTAAAAAACTTGAAACTATGTTTCTAATTGAAAGGCAAGAAGAACTTAAAGGACTTAATGGATATGATGCCATAAAACTATGGAAAGCTTATTTAAATGGAAGCACTGACAGTCTTGAACTTTTAATTTCTTATAACAGGGCAGATACAGAGAATCTATTTCATCTCGGAAGGATTTTTTATGAAATGTTGCGTTCACAGGTAGGAATTGAAGAGTTTACAGGTAATGGAACAAAAAGAGATTCTCAAAAAGTTTCTTAA
- the xerD gene encoding site-specific tyrosine recombinase XerD, translating to MEQKEILKKFLNYLLTEKALSINTVKSYENDLKNFLKWLTEQNILVLNCKKDDIVQYLLNLKEKAYSSTSIARILSSLKQFFRFMIFDSIINHDPTEGLKSPKLWLRLPKALEIDEVKRLLSVMLESKYYLRDIAMLELMYASGLRVSELVRLKLSDINFEAGFIRVKGKGDKERVVPIAQRSIDKIKNYLVKLRPVLLKKKASEYVFLNNRGQPMTRQRFWQNIKAIGRIAGVNVTPHMIRHSFATHLLEGGADLRSLQKMLGHSDISTTQIYTKVSMDRLRKEYLKHHPRAK from the coding sequence ATGGAACAAAAAGAGATTCTCAAAAAGTTTCTTAATTATCTTCTCACTGAAAAAGCTCTTTCTATAAATACAGTTAAATCCTATGAAAATGACTTAAAAAATTTTTTAAAATGGCTTACTGAACAAAATATTTTAGTTTTGAACTGTAAAAAAGATGATATTGTGCAGTATCTTTTAAATCTAAAAGAGAAAGCCTACAGTTCAACATCTATTGCAAGAATTCTTTCGTCTCTAAAGCAGTTTTTTAGATTTATGATTTTTGACAGCATAATAAACCATGACCCAACAGAAGGGCTCAAATCACCAAAACTCTGGCTCAGACTTCCAAAGGCTCTTGAGATTGATGAGGTAAAAAGGCTGCTTTCAGTGATGCTTGAAAGCAAGTATTACTTAAGAGATATTGCCATGCTTGAATTAATGTATGCTTCAGGATTAAGAGTTAGTGAGCTTGTAAGATTAAAATTAAGTGATATAAATTTTGAAGCAGGATTTATAAGGGTTAAAGGCAAAGGAGACAAAGAGAGAGTTGTTCCGATAGCTCAGCGTTCTATAGATAAAATTAAGAATTATTTAGTTAAGTTAAGACCTGTCCTTCTTAAAAAAAAGGCTTCAGAGTATGTTTTTTTAAACAATCGTGGACAACCAATGACCCGACAAAGATTCTGGCAGAACATAAAAGCAATTGGTAGAATCGCCGGAGTAAATGTGACACCTCACATGATAAGGCATAGTTTTGCAACTCATTTGCTTGAAGGTGGAGCAGATTTGAGGTCTTTGCAAAAAATGCTTGGTCACAGCGATATATCTACAACACAAATATATACAAAAGTTTCAATGGATAGACTTCGTAAAGAGTATCTTAAACATCATCCAAGAGCCAAATAA
- a CDS encoding complement resistance protein TraT gives MREWTNPKKKVFILLILTLFLLQTTGCGQMINAIEHSDMQVKLKMTDTIFLDPVVKAKNRTIYVAVNNTSDMQEVDTTMLQNLITSRLAAKGYQVVNDPTQAGYIIQTNILYMDYYRQTGTKEGALEGALVGGGSGALIGQSRDTSIALGLIGALVGGIGGAILGKALKVETYAGVVDVQIQEKTDKPVTGQIVTNAQQGSSTTIQTKQEISSNYQIYRTKIACTAQQTNIDKVEAARAIAEKIANQIGGMF, from the coding sequence ATGAGAGAATGGACAAATCCAAAAAAGAAAGTTTTTATTTTACTCATTCTTACTTTATTTCTTCTTCAAACCACAGGCTGCGGGCAGATGATTAACGCTATTGAACACAGTGACATGCAAGTAAAACTTAAAATGACAGACACAATATTTCTTGATCCTGTAGTAAAAGCCAAAAACAGAACAATCTACGTAGCAGTAAACAACACATCAGACATGCAGGAAGTAGATACAACGATGCTACAGAATCTTATTACAAGCAGACTTGCAGCAAAGGGATATCAAGTTGTAAATGACCCAACTCAGGCTGGCTACATTATTCAAACTAATATTTTGTATATGGATTATTATCGCCAAACAGGAACAAAAGAGGGGGCTCTGGAAGGAGCACTTGTTGGTGGCGGAAGCGGTGCTTTAATTGGACAGAGTAGAGATACTTCAATAGCCCTTGGATTAATTGGAGCTTTAGTTGGTGGAATTGGTGGAGCAATTCTTGGCAAAGCATTAAAAGTTGAAACCTATGCAGGAGTTGTTGATGTGCAGATACAGGAGAAAACTGATAAACCAGTTACAGGACAGATTGTAACCAATGCTCAGCAAGGGAGTTCAACTACGATACAGACAAAGCAGGAAATAAGCTCAAACTACCAGATTTACAGAACCAAAATTGCCTGCACTGCTCAGCAGACAAACATTGACAAAGTAGAAGCAGCAAGAGCAATTGCCGAAAAAATTGCCAATCAAATTGGCGGAATGTTTTAA
- the csm6 gene encoding CRISPR-associated ring nuclease Csm6 gives MKKHILLCVIGMTPQIITETIYALAKKKINIEELHVITTLDGKRKLTETLINKGILSQLIHEYNLPSINFSEKSIYLIKNFKNKPLSDIRTPVDNESAGEIICKVVHKLTARKNTILHCSLAGGRKTMGFYLGAALQMYGRKDDKLYHVLVNEEFENLPEFFYPPAKSKEIIIKTKDGQFLKKSTSEVKIELAELPFLRLKELIDFSGKTFRELIDSTQIKFDNFKKIPYLGFIPAENILKIGDRKIKLSYNLWEFYTKLALQKKRACKHPQKLFCMNCTDCFLPMKGNTSLLTLFNQREENIRMKISKINSIIKNSLIAYYGKDNINFFLINSVGSHGSKKYGIFLDKLKIVRED, from the coding sequence ATGAAAAAGCATATTCTTCTATGCGTAATTGGTATGACTCCACAGATAATAACAGAAACAATTTATGCACTTGCTAAGAAAAAAATTAATATTGAAGAACTTCATGTAATTACTACCTTAGATGGTAAAAGAAAATTAACTGAAACCCTTATCAATAAAGGCATTCTCTCACAACTTATACACGAGTATAACTTACCATCTATAAATTTTTCTGAGAAATCAATTTACTTAATTAAAAATTTTAAAAATAAGCCCCTTTCAGATATAAGGACACCCGTTGATAACGAATCCGCTGGAGAAATAATCTGCAAAGTAGTTCATAAACTAACTGCAAGAAAAAACACCATTCTTCACTGTAGCCTTGCAGGTGGTAGAAAAACAATGGGTTTTTATCTTGGAGCAGCTCTTCAGATGTACGGAAGAAAAGATGACAAACTCTATCATGTTTTGGTTAATGAAGAGTTTGAAAATCTTCCCGAATTCTTTTATCCACCTGCAAAATCAAAGGAGATTATAATAAAAACAAAAGATGGACAATTCTTGAAAAAATCTACATCTGAGGTAAAAATAGAATTAGCTGAATTGCCTTTTCTGAGGCTCAAAGAATTAATTGATTTTAGTGGGAAAACATTCAGAGAGCTAATTGATAGCACCCAAATTAAATTTGATAATTTCAAAAAAATACCTTATTTGGGTTTCATCCCCGCTGAAAATATACTAAAAATAGGCGACAGGAAGATAAAACTCAGTTACAATTTGTGGGAATTTTATACTAAATTAGCGCTTCAGAAAAAAAGAGCCTGCAAACACCCTCAGAAACTTTTCTGTATGAACTGCACAGACTGTTTCCTACCAATGAAAGGCAATACATCTCTATTAACTTTATTCAATCAAAGAGAGGAAAATATAAGAATGAAAATCTCAAAAATAAACTCTATAATAAAGAACTCTCTCATTGCCTATTATGGAAAGGACAATATAAACTTTTTCTTAATTAATTCTGTGGGTAGTCATGGCAGTAAAAAGTATGGTATTTTTCTTGATAAATTAAAGATTGTCAGGGAGGATTAG
- the cas10 gene encoding type III-A CRISPR-associated protein Cas10/Csm1, translating into MITELEVVAKGGLLYNIGRVALRAEGNFNEENFVEKGREWIEKHLKNDDSALKIAKSLQEKDELFFLWKEAHSLACKNEDIKYFTPNPIISPFYKIRNPNNLNETLNKIPYYQLQSEKPQIAIYNKPIINHENYRRLIEKFKKDLQSTKPPYGINLLTMLMEKHLSNIPLGSPFDDVSMFRHCVLVSAISGCLYLYLKEKRRDKDFSVASIVDCLSSEKPFLLVGGDLSGIQKFIYTITSKGALRALKGRSFYIELLIEHIVNEIIDNLNLTRCNIVFSAGGNFCIVSPNTDNAVSELDKLKSRIETFLFNEFKGELQLHLEYIAFGEESFKNSASVSDGLGEKLEKSKKTGWQKRLKDILKPESPHENCLTTQCDVCFREDVSLVSLQRGDEALQVCEPCYFQYKLGEELLEISEGISPVIYRLSEQPQGDYVKIEKFYYCFRRSRDEKLENLADKIYRINNFNAENYNKPNNIFLPLGIYKKRGLKELTDAVSDFGINRLAVLRMDVDNLGKIFGSAIAEQERTFARISEISNRLNQFFKYHLNYIAEGKEIDSLDIAERGVKNKGRNLMIIYSGGDDVFILGHWLDVIETAFDIRRYFELFTGNRFLTISGGIAINQDSYPVYQYARDAEELERLAKRDNKKDSLALLDDRKVGWNSFDEVIERIRLFKKFLKTESNGFVIDEQKLPKTFFYGLFSLAKVFRKEGILVLPKAAYLISRAKFNNCADEDVLSIKEVIMNSNEKEWEITELATLVTLMLMRKGGRDHE; encoded by the coding sequence ATGATTACAGAACTTGAGGTTGTCGCAAAAGGAGGACTTCTTTACAATATTGGTAGGGTTGCTTTGAGAGCAGAAGGTAATTTTAATGAAGAAAATTTTGTTGAAAAAGGAAGGGAATGGATAGAAAAACATCTTAAAAACGATGACTCTGCTCTCAAGATTGCGAAGTCTTTACAGGAAAAAGATGAATTGTTTTTCTTATGGAAGGAAGCCCACAGTCTTGCCTGCAAAAATGAGGATATTAAATATTTTACCCCCAATCCTATTATTTCGCCTTTTTATAAAATAAGAAACCCAAATAATTTAAATGAAACCCTGAATAAAATTCCTTATTATCAGCTACAATCTGAAAAACCTCAGATTGCTATATATAATAAACCTATTATAAATCATGAAAATTACAGGAGATTGATAGAGAAATTTAAAAAAGACTTACAATCAACAAAGCCACCGTATGGTATTAATCTTTTAACTATGCTTATGGAAAAACATTTAAGTAACATACCTCTGGGAAGTCCTTTTGATGACGTATCCATGTTTAGGCATTGTGTTCTTGTTTCCGCTATTTCAGGATGTTTGTATCTGTATCTAAAAGAAAAACGCAGAGATAAAGATTTTTCAGTAGCAAGTATTGTAGATTGTCTTTCGTCAGAGAAACCTTTTCTTCTTGTGGGGGGAGATTTATCAGGGATACAGAAGTTTATATATACTATAACTTCAAAGGGAGCTCTGAGAGCCTTAAAAGGACGCTCTTTTTATATTGAACTTTTAATAGAGCATATAGTTAATGAAATCATTGATAACTTAAACCTTACGAGATGTAATATTGTTTTTTCTGCCGGAGGTAATTTCTGTATAGTTTCACCAAATACAGATAATGCAGTAAGTGAGTTAGATAAACTAAAGAGCAGGATTGAAACTTTTTTATTTAATGAATTTAAAGGAGAACTTCAGCTTCATCTGGAATATATTGCTTTTGGAGAGGAGAGTTTTAAAAATTCAGCCTCTGTTTCTGATGGATTAGGAGAAAAACTTGAAAAATCAAAGAAAACAGGGTGGCAAAAGAGGCTTAAAGATATTTTAAAACCTGAGTCTCCTCATGAAAACTGCCTTACTACTCAATGCGATGTGTGTTTTAGAGAAGACGTTTCGCTTGTTAGTTTACAAAGAGGAGATGAAGCATTGCAGGTGTGTGAACCTTGTTATTTCCAATATAAGCTTGGTGAGGAATTACTTGAGATTTCAGAAGGTATTTCACCTGTTATATATAGGCTTAGTGAGCAACCTCAAGGAGATTATGTAAAAATTGAAAAATTCTATTACTGTTTTAGACGCAGTAGGGACGAAAAATTAGAAAATTTAGCTGATAAAATTTATCGCATCAATAATTTTAATGCTGAAAACTACAATAAACCCAACAATATCTTTCTGCCCTTAGGTATTTATAAAAAAAGGGGGTTAAAAGAACTAACAGATGCAGTGAGTGATTTTGGCATAAATAGACTTGCTGTATTGAGAATGGATGTAGATAACCTCGGAAAAATTTTTGGTTCAGCTATTGCGGAACAGGAAAGAACTTTTGCAAGAATATCTGAAATATCCAATCGTTTAAATCAATTTTTTAAGTATCATCTTAATTATATTGCAGAAGGCAAGGAGATTGACTCTTTGGATATTGCTGAAAGAGGAGTGAAAAATAAAGGTAGAAACCTTATGATTATTTATTCTGGTGGAGATGATGTTTTTATTTTAGGACATTGGCTTGATGTTATAGAAACAGCCTTTGACATAAGAAGATATTTTGAACTTTTTACAGGAAACCGTTTTCTTACAATCTCAGGGGGTATTGCCATAAATCAAGACAGTTATCCTGTCTATCAATATGCAAGAGATGCTGAAGAACTTGAAAGATTGGCAAAGAGAGATAATAAGAAAGATTCTCTGGCTTTGCTTGATGATAGAAAAGTCGGTTGGAACAGTTTTGATGAGGTGATTGAAAGGATAAGGCTTTTCAAAAAATTCCTTAAAACTGAATCCAATGGTTTTGTAATAGATGAGCAAAAACTTCCAAAAACATTTTTCTATGGGCTTTTTTCTCTTGCCAAAGTATTTCGCAAAGAAGGTATTTTGGTGCTTCCTAAGGCTGCCTATTTAATATCAAGGGCAAAATTTAATAATTGTGCTGATGAAGATGTTTTATCCATCAAGGAGGTTATTATGAATTCCAATGAAAAGGAATGGGAGATAACAGAGTTAGCAACCCTGGTAACTCTTATGCTTATGAGGAAAGGAGGAAGAGACCATGAATGA
- the csm2 gene encoding type III-A CRISPR-associated protein Csm2 — translation MNDFRKQQGQQKYHGQNQQTQINLRELKRDISGYSKLEDLPAEKVIDISEKLGAHLKIIGLKTSQIRKFLDGVRKLDNLFVRGKNFDKEQVILLKPKLAYAAGRQKEIKPLMEILGPAIDSGAKSYKSFKKLIALIEGIIAYHRYYGGE, via the coding sequence ATGAATGATTTCAGAAAACAGCAGGGACAACAAAAATATCATGGACAGAACCAGCAGACTCAAATTAACTTGAGGGAACTAAAAAGAGATATTTCAGGATATTCAAAACTTGAAGATTTACCAGCAGAGAAAGTTATAGATATTTCCGAAAAATTAGGTGCCCATCTCAAGATTATAGGATTAAAAACTTCACAGATACGAAAATTTTTGGATGGAGTAAGAAAACTTGATAATCTTTTTGTAAGAGGAAAAAATTTTGATAAGGAACAGGTGATTCTCCTTAAACCAAAACTCGCTTATGCAGCAGGTAGGCAAAAAGAGATTAAACCTCTTATGGAGATTTTAGGACCTGCCATTGATTCAGGAGCAAAATCTTACAAGAGTTTTAAAAAGTTAATTGCCTTGATTGAGGGCATCATAGCCTATCACAGATATTATGGAGGTGAGTGA
- the csm3 gene encoding type III-A CRISPR-associated RAMP protein Csm3 — protein sequence MNRNLIGKIQMKGKIKCLTGLHIGAAKENIEIGAIDASVVRDPVTREPYIPGSSLKGKLRALLEKSLSIKLGIIGTENRINIGTKTNPVYIHVCTDADKAYKCPICRIFGSTGQGGGKNYPSRLIVRDAYLTTESVEELSQIDTGLQFTEWKFENAIDRVTSAANPRQLERVPRGAEFEFEFIYNVEDKETVLEDLESITLAIELLKLDSLGGHGSRGYGKIQINFEDIKCFSLEYLKSGQGEVKSITDLSKKEELLSVFK from the coding sequence ATGAATAGAAATCTTATAGGTAAAATTCAGATGAAAGGCAAGATAAAATGTCTTACTGGTTTGCATATAGGAGCAGCAAAAGAAAATATTGAAATTGGAGCAATTGATGCCTCGGTAGTAAGAGATCCTGTAACACGTGAGCCATATATTCCTGGAAGTTCTCTTAAAGGTAAACTCAGGGCATTGCTTGAGAAATCTCTATCCATTAAGCTGGGCATTATAGGAACTGAAAATAGAATAAACATCGGAACAAAAACAAATCCAGTTTATATTCATGTATGCACAGATGCTGATAAAGCTTATAAATGTCCTATATGCAGAATATTTGGCTCTACAGGGCAAGGGGGTGGTAAAAACTATCCTTCAAGGCTTATTGTAAGGGATGCTTATTTAACAACCGAGAGCGTAGAAGAACTTTCTCAGATTGATACAGGACTACAGTTTACAGAGTGGAAGTTTGAGAATGCCATAGATCGTGTTACGTCTGCTGCTAATCCCCGTCAGCTTGAAAGAGTGCCAAGAGGAGCTGAGTTTGAATTTGAGTTCATTTATAATGTTGAAGATAAAGAAACAGTTTTAGAGGATTTAGAAAGTATAACGCTTGCAATTGAACTTCTTAAACTTGACTCCTTAGGAGGACATGGTTCAAGAGGATATGGAAAGATTCAGATAAACTTTGAAGACATAAAATGTTTCTCTTTAGAGTATTTAAAATCTGGGCAGGGAGAGGTAAAAAGCATTACAGACTTAAGTAAAAAAGAAGAGTTGCTTTCTGTTTTTAAATAA
- the csm4 gene encoding type III-A CRISPR-associated RAMP protein Csm4, producing the protein MVIYSYKLHFKTPVHFGETGIYLENVEERFSSDSLFSALINTVSNYYGEKESEKWIDKFENNPPFLLSSLFIYNSDKYFLPKPLDDSFISREIRKKIGKELKKIRWLEAKDFLLWQKRQITKVEDIEKIKINSERYSDAFKREIRPRVTIDRITSQSSIYFCGSIKFQREAGLYGMVAFRDTDFIERFRIVMKLLGQTGIGGERTYGYGMFELKDFKPIDGVLKKLMESDTEGFTLLSLYTPSNTEIDDLVQKIVAYEIKIKKGWITSGRTALPLKRKSLGFIKEGSVFSKPLRGCLVDVTPENAPPDILKHKVYRYGYAFTVPLKE; encoded by the coding sequence ATGGTGATATATTCATATAAACTTCATTTTAAAACACCTGTCCATTTTGGAGAGACGGGAATATATCTGGAAAATGTAGAAGAAAGATTTAGCTCTGACTCACTATTTTCTGCTTTAATAAACACAGTATCAAACTATTATGGAGAGAAAGAATCTGAAAAATGGATTGATAAATTTGAAAATAATCCGCCTTTTCTATTAAGTTCCCTTTTTATATACAACTCGGACAAATATTTCCTGCCAAAGCCTCTTGATGACTCTTTTATATCAAGAGAAATAAGAAAGAAAATAGGAAAGGAACTTAAAAAAATTAGATGGCTTGAAGCTAAGGATTTTCTCCTTTGGCAGAAAAGGCAGATAACAAAGGTAGAGGATATTGAAAAAATAAAAATAAATTCAGAGCGTTACAGTGATGCTTTTAAAAGAGAGATACGCCCCAGAGTTACAATTGATAGAATAACTTCTCAAAGCAGTATTTATTTTTGTGGTAGCATAAAGTTTCAAAGAGAGGCTGGACTTTATGGAATGGTGGCTTTCAGAGATACAGATTTTATTGAAAGATTCAGAATTGTTATGAAACTTCTTGGACAGACAGGAATTGGAGGAGAAAGAACATATGGTTACGGAATGTTTGAGCTTAAAGATTTTAAACCAATTGATGGAGTGTTGAAAAAGTTAATGGAGTCTGATACTGAAGGCTTTACTTTACTGTCCCTTTATACTCCTTCAAACACTGAGATAGATGATTTAGTCCAAAAAATAGTTGCTTATGAGATAAAAATAAAAAAGGGATGGATAACATCTGGCAGGACTGCTTTACCACTTAAAAGAAAATCTCTTGGATTTATTAAAGAAGGAAGTGTATTCAGTAAGCCATTGAGAGGTTGTTTAGTGGATGTTACACCAGAAAATGCTCCTCCAGATATACTGAAACATAAAGTTTACCGCTATGGTTATGCCTTTACAGTTCCCTTAAAGGAGTAA
- the csm5 gene encoding type III-A CRISPR-associated RAMP protein Csm5 translates to MALFEKAEVKIVTKSPVHIGGVEQKKTRFEFIIHGNYLYPISEDRLAEFLSKENLIFDYCAQLENKANLFNLADFLRSKAFILNESLLLKLSSGKRIYLNHNASLIQDYRPYIRDGFGMPYIPGTSIKGVIRTAILYNLLKELKESSYEDFEVNFERRIVEDIEQKKNKRDFSAWLNKEYFEGFKLLGKEKSPYTDWLKMLKISDAYPDGEIQTSIIPINILKREENWKYKEEYSGKKTTIWTECIPENVTFRFEVLWERSFLSEFKKQHYRFKMPENLNATFECINRWAQDLINFEKEFLATNAMKKWYENNVCNFRIGFGSGMISTTILMLLSESLRKKIRNYAGLDRGETIAPKSRRVFQRDSLLTPLGWCLITVDGTRH, encoded by the coding sequence ATGGCTTTATTTGAAAAGGCAGAGGTTAAAATTGTTACAAAATCTCCTGTCCATATTGGTGGAGTAGAGCAGAAAAAAACAAGGTTTGAGTTTATAATACATGGCAATTATCTCTATCCCATTTCAGAAGATCGCCTTGCTGAGTTTCTAAGCAAAGAAAATCTCATATTTGATTACTGTGCACAGTTAGAAAATAAAGCTAATCTCTTTAATCTGGCAGATTTTTTAAGAAGTAAAGCTTTTATTCTCAATGAAAGTTTACTGCTCAAACTTTCCTCAGGTAAAAGAATTTACCTTAATCATAATGCTTCACTTATACAGGATTACAGACCTTATATCAGGGACGGCTTTGGCATGCCATATATTCCAGGCACATCTATAAAGGGAGTAATAAGAACAGCAATTTTATATAATCTGCTTAAGGAGTTAAAAGAAAGTTCCTATGAGGATTTTGAAGTCAATTTTGAAAGAAGAATCGTAGAAGATATTGAACAAAAAAAGAATAAGAGAGATTTTTCTGCTTGGCTAAATAAAGAATACTTTGAGGGTTTTAAACTTCTTGGAAAAGAGAAAAGTCCATATACAGACTGGCTTAAAATGCTTAAAATTTCTGATGCCTATCCAGATGGAGAAATACAGACTTCTATTATTCCCATAAATATACTTAAAAGAGAAGAAAACTGGAAATATAAAGAAGAATACTCTGGAAAGAAAACAACTATATGGACTGAATGTATTCCTGAAAATGTAACTTTTAGATTTGAAGTTTTATGGGAAAGAAGCTTTCTTTCTGAGTTTAAAAAGCAACATTACAGATTTAAAATGCCAGAAAATTTAAACGCTACTTTTGAGTGCATAAACAGATGGGCACAGGATTTAATTAATTTTGAAAAGGAATTTTTAGCTACAAATGCAATGAAAAAATGGTATGAAAACAATGTATGTAACTTCAGAATTGGTTTTGGTTCTGGTATGATTAGCACAACAATTCTGATGCTTCTAAGTGAGTCTTTAAGAAAGAAAATCAGGAACTATGCTGGATTAGACAGAGGAGAAACTATAGCGCCAAAATCAAGAAGAGTATTTCAGAGAGATTCCCTGTTAACTCCTCTTGGCTGGTGTCTGATTACTGTAGATGGGACAAGACATTAG
- a CDS encoding Card1-like endonuclease domain-containing protein, with protein sequence MKHIHVCLISEQTIPNILGIFYFKPEEVLFITTEQMLKREKTEAIVNTLKRLGLNIPFFEIVVREDSIYDCHRKIAQWMEKHEEDNFTVNLTCGTKIMSIATYEIFKDYGSKMIYIPIPKNEFFEVYPLKKLSEPQPLPLRLGVIEYLTAYSLRVINEAKLNRYKEESEKRKALTNWIVTNYNSIEGLLSEFYKVLQKSRNVSSFDLTIEFPISNELQRDFLKAVGFNISGRTISKRLSRSEIRYLTGGWLEEYVFNSLNSIKGRGIDDVVMNVEIENIQGNKNEFDVMFTKDNALYFVECKSLSPEDEITKSSLYKIGALQKEFGLRVQSFFVTTSPHIIKDGQIRQSVRARAEQFKTEIIKPDEIVNFETIIRKKLKIMEE encoded by the coding sequence ATGAAGCATATACATGTTTGCTTAATTTCTGAACAAACAATTCCTAACATTCTTGGAATATTTTATTTTAAGCCTGAGGAAGTTCTTTTTATTACAACTGAGCAGATGCTGAAAAGGGAAAAAACAGAGGCAATAGTAAATACTTTGAAAAGACTTGGACTAAATATACCATTTTTTGAAATTGTTGTCAGAGAAGACTCTATATATGACTGTCACAGGAAAATTGCTCAATGGATGGAAAAACATGAAGAGGATAACTTTACAGTTAATCTTACCTGTGGAACAAAGATAATGTCCATAGCAACCTATGAAATTTTCAAAGACTATGGAAGTAAGATGATTTATATTCCAATCCCTAAAAATGAATTTTTTGAAGTTTATCCTCTTAAAAAGCTTTCAGAACCCCAACCTCTGCCTTTAAGGCTTGGTGTTATAGAGTATCTTACAGCTTATTCTCTCAGAGTAATAAATGAAGCAAAGCTGAATAGATACAAGGAAGAATCAGAAAAGAGAAAAGCACTTACAAACTGGATTGTAACAAATTATAACAGCATTGAGGGGCTGTTAAGTGAGTTTTATAAAGTTCTACAAAAAAGTAGAAATGTAAGTTCCTTTGATTTAACCATAGAGTTTCCTATATCCAATGAGTTGCAAAGAGATTTTCTCAAGGCAGTAGGCTTTAACATCAGTGGCAGAACTATATCAAAAAGACTTTCTCGTTCTGAAATAAGATATTTAACAGGAGGATGGCTTGAGGAGTATGTTTTTAACTCTTTAAATTCAATCAAGGGCAGAGGAATTGATGATGTTGTCATGAATGTAGAGATAGAAAATATTCAGGGCAATAAAAATGAGTTTGATGTTATGTTTACAAAGGATAATGCTCTTTATTTTGTTGAGTGTAAATCTTTAAGTCCTGAGGATGAGATCACAAAGAGTAGTTTATATAAAATTGGTGCTTTACAAAAGGAATTCGGCTTAAGGGTGCAGAGTTTCTTTGTAACAACATCGCCTCATATTATTAAAGATGGACAGATCAGGCAGTCTGTTCGTGCAAGAGCAGAACAGTTTAAGACAGAAATAATCAAGCCCGATGAAATTGTAAATTTTGAAACAATAATAAGAAAAAAACTTAAAATTATGGAGGAATAA